The genomic DNA TTAAAGTTAGATAATTTCACAAAGATCTGGTTTAACTGGGAAATTCTCAACCAACATCCAGAATAAAAAACTCGACCAAAGCCTTATTTGCCAACTTAGGTAGTACTATTACTATAAACATCAACTGTCATCCAGATGAGTGCCTTTTGGTAAAAAAGATTTCTAACGTAAACTTACATTGGTAAATTAAATGAGTTAAACTTTTAAAATGAAACTTACCCACTTTCCTATAAAAATAAAGCTTTTTGTCTTGTTCTTTTTGATTCCTACACTGTCTCTTATAGCTTACTACTTTTTGGCCACAACATTGTTTCAAAAAGACAAATTGGCATACGTTTTAGAAGCTCAACTCAATGACACTCAAAGTTTAAAGTCAAAAATAAATTATGGAATTGAGAACCTTCACCATACTCTCGAAAATATTTTTTATGGTTACAATCCAAAAACCAAAGATTTGGGCAATCAATCAAAAAGGATATTCAATACACACCCCCATCTCATGGCACTTTATTTATTCGAATTCAAAAATGGCTCCACACTACTAAGCCCAATTCTAATTCGTGAAAATTTTTTGCCCGAAGCGGAGACTCCAAAGTTTGTGGAGAAACTAAAAAATAGTGATCTCAAAAGTCCAATTTTACTTTCTGAATATTCACTTCTGTCTTTACCCACCAGTCTTCCAGTTCAAAATCTCACGTTAAACCAAGATTCACAAATCATTGTTCTTCTAAAAGATCATTTTTTAAATCAATACTTTGAACTACAGGGCTTTTCTTACAACTACCTGATTAACTCAGACGGCCAAGTACTCTTAAGGTCTGATCGATCTCCCTTAATAGTTTCATTTTCAAATTGGAAGTTTTGGACAAATATAAAATTGAATAATATCCAAAATTACAGCGGTGAATCCCAATCTCCAGAAAATAACAATTTTCTACTCACCTTTTCCCTTATAAAACCGTCACTAGCTCTTGTCTCTATGACCCCCCCAAATAAAGTTTTATCCGGAGCAAATCAACTTATAGTTAAGTCTGGCCTCTTTTTGTTGGGTCTAGCAGCAGTAACAATGATTTTAAGCACACTGTTCTCAGCCCCTATATCTTCTTCTATCAAGGCGCTTATTCATGCTACAAGACAAATTGGAAAAGGCGACTATAATTTAACAGAATTTAAAAAAAGTAACGATGAGTTAGGCGAACTCGCAGAAAGTATTTCAACCATGGCTAAAGACATAGCCAATTTTGTTGATGAGCAGCAAGTGAAAATAAGAATGCAGAAAGAGTTAGAAACTGCGCAAATAGTGCAAAACACTCTGTACCCCCAAGAACCTAATTTGAAATCTCCTCAGTTCTTACTCTCTGGTTATTATGAGTCTGCCAGTGAGTGCAGTGGCGACTGGTGGTATTATAAAAATTTTGGACCCATAACTTATTTCTTTATTGGTGATGCTACAGGACATGGCGTCGGGAGTGCTCTTGCAACTAGTGCTGTTCGTTCTGTGGTGGAGTTTCTTGATGAGAATAGTTTACCTCCCCCTTCTCAAGTAATGAAAGATCTCAACCACGTTGTATGCGGGCTGAGCAAGGGTAATATGTACATGACCTTTCTCATTGGTAAGATAAATTCTAATACGGGTGAACTCACTTATTGCAATGCCAGCCACGAACCTCCACTTTTGTTTCCAAACTGGGGACAAAAAATCACGCGCAAAAATGTAAAAGCATTGTTAGGAGAGCCTCAATCTCGATTGGGAGAAAATCGCGAGACCATTTACTGTGATCACCAGGTCAGACTCTCAAAGACCGATCTATTGTTTCTTTACACTGATGGATTAACAGAATTATTAAACTCGCAACAAAAAATGTGGGCAGAGAGGTCTGTGATAAAAGTTATATTAAAAAATACCACTACCAATCCTCAGCAACTTGTCTCAATAATGTCTCGAAACTATAAAAACTATCAAGGTGAGGCTGAGCTAGAAGATGATGTAACATTTATTGCCTGTAGGATTATTTAAGTACAGAAGTTTTTTTTATTATTTACAATAACTAACATTGAAAAATATTTTGGCCAAATCTCAATCTATTCCAGATTGAGAAATATTTCTACTAATATTAAGATCAATTTCAATAACAGAACTCCTAAAGCTAAAGCCCATGTTTTTCTAAAATAAACTCTAAACTCAAACTTTCTTGAAGCTACATTGATTAAAATTTCAAATATTATTCTATTTCTATAATTTTCTTTATTGTTTTCCATGAAACCTCCTGCAACCAATCGCTGTGGAGGTGTTTATGGAAAACCTATCAAAAATATTTTGAATGATTATACTTAGACAATAGGGTCTGGGCGTTCACGCCTAGGTCTATTTTAAAAGATGTCACAGCTTTCTATGAGGGTAAAAACAAATCGCTGAGATCGATATAAAAAAGGCTTACCGTGAAACTGCAAGAAAGTATCACCCAGATATCAACTCAGCAGGTGAGCAACTCATGAAACTCATTAATGATGCTAGGGACTCACTCTTATCTGAGCCCCTGCCCATTGACTATGAATCTTCTGAGGAATCCATATTTAACTACGGTGAGGAATTTAATGAAGCCCTCAATAAAGTTATACATTTTCAAGGAATATCTATAGAGATTTGCGGCGCGTGGGTTTGGATATCCGGAGACACAAAGCCACATTGGCCTAAATTTAAAGAAGCTGGTTTTTTCTATGCTCCCAAAAAACAACAAGTCTACTTTAGACCCAAAAGCTATAAAGCTCGAACTAAGGGGCAAACCTTGTCTATGGATCAAATCCGACAAAAATATGGCTCCAGTGGTATTAAAACGAAGAGGCTATTTACTCTTGCTGAATCAAAAAGTTAAAATACTTGAATTTATGTAAAATAATTTAGTGTTATCAATTAGTTAAAATTTGTCTTGATTATCGAGACAATATATGAGAAAGTAAGATATGATTAACAAATCCAATATTACAACCTTATTCAAGGCCCTAGACGAAGCTTTAGGGCAAAAAAATGAAAAAAGAGAAATCACTGTTTTCGGTAGTGGTCCTCTTATCGCTAACAACCTCATTGATCGAGCCACTGTTGACATAGATATGGTAGACCCTGCCATGGATATGAGCCTACAACTTATAGCAGCCGATGTGGGAGAAAAGTTTAATCTCGATATGACTTGGCTCAATAGTGCTGGACATATCTTTTCGAGAAATTTTCCTCAAGGCTGGAGGGATAGAGTTAAGGTCCACTACAAAGGTACAAACTTAGTCGTTAAATTTTTGGAGCGCAGCGATTTAATCGCTACAAAATTCTATGCTGCTTGTCAGAGGGGGGAACAAGACATTAACGACCTTGTGGCCATTGAACCAAGTAAGAAAGAATTAGACGAAGCTAAAAAATGGATTTTAAAAAGAGAACAAAATCCAGATTGGCCTAAACACGTTGAATATATATTAACCGAAGTAACAAAAAGGTTAAAAAAGGGAGATTAGGTTTTGAAGAACGATTCTCAGGCTGCTACTATTCAAGATCTTGCTTCACTGGGCTGTGGCTTTTACTCCAACCCACCTCAAGATACACCCGATCCTGAAAAAGTTATTATTAACTCTTTAAAGTTATTCTGGACAGACCATAAGCTATTCACGATGTTACTTTCAGTTCTCACCCACCGTATCCATTCATTAATTCATGTTGAAAGGCTACTATCTTTTGCAGAAGAGACTTCAAATGACGAGAGAATTATATTGATGGTTATTGCGGATAAGATGGTGGATCTTGGGGACAGGAGGTACAATTTGTTGATAACAAAATTAAAGAAAAGAGGGCTACGAGTTTCATCTGTTCCTGAGATCCACACTCAGCCCTATTTTATAAAAAAATGGGGTTTGGACCCTAACTTTCTTAAATTTAAAATCGAAGTTCCCAAGTATTTTGAACAGCCAGAAAAGAAGTTCTACACCCTAAGAGGAATACTTGATAACAATCCCTGGTTAAAAATTCGAGCCCTAGTGGGTGCAAATTACAGAGCTGATCTTATTTATCTTAAATTCTCTGGTAGAGTTAAAAATCCTACTGAAGCTTTGCAATCCTTGTCCTGCTCAAAAGCCACCGTTTATAGGTTGTGGGATTCTATTTCTCTGGTGGAAAATTTAGAAAAGCTCATCGCCTAGATCACCTTTAAATCCAAATTAATTCAAACTTTGTCTTCGACTGGATCAGAAGCCAAAGGGTGGATTTTTGCAATTTTCGAATGCCAAAAATCCACTCCTTGGACCTTTTCATACAAAAAAGCCCAAGGAAATTTTTAAAAATTAAAATGCCTTTAAAACACATCAAAAATATCTTTATTTTCTTTTTTAAACTTAGTTGCCTTATCTGACCAGATGAAATCGTAAAAATCATCTTCAGTCTTATTTTTATATTTTTCAAAAAATCTTTTCTTATAAAGATCGTTTTTTGCCTTACCCTTAATAGAGCTGAGTTTTAACTCCTTCATGCTCTCCGGTGTTTGTAGTTCCATTAAAAACTCAAGATATTCTCTCGGAGAAATTTTATTTCCATAGTCTTTAGAATTAATTTCCTTTAAGCTCTCCATGAACTTTTCTCGCGCCTCAATACCAACACTTACAGTGGGGTTATTTGATTTTTTGTCTTGCTCATTGTTATTTTGTTTCTCATTCATTGTGAGTTTTCTCCTTATTTTTTATCAGTCTTCACTGAGATTTTTAACCTTCCTAGATCCTGGGATTTAATTTGGAGGTCCACCGGAATTAACAAAATGGCCTGTGAACTATTAAGAAAAATCGTGGTCGCAAAAATTCAATCGCCCTATTTTTCAGCTATTTTTGCGACCATTGCGACCAAACTCGATGAATATTTGTGCATTTCCATATATACCAGTAGAAGTTGCCTTGCGTTGCTCAAAAATTTGTTGTAAAAAAACTTAGTAAATTCAGTCCTTAGATGCACTGTATTGGATTTAGGGGTTTTGGAGGAGGTCGCAGGTTCGAATCCTGTCTCCCCGACCAAAAATCCCGGTGGGCTCGCAGAGCTCAGCGGGATTTTTGTTTTTGGGGGATAGCCTTCGAACTTGTGGCTCTCAGCGAGCAAAGCATGGAGCAGAGGGATAGGCATGAGGCCGCCAAAGGCGGCTAGGCTCATGCCTATGGTTCGAATCACACCAATTCCCGGTGGGCTCGCAGAACTCAGTACATAGGTTACTTTGAAGAAGAAGCAAGAGTTGAACCGAGAACAAATCCCTTCGGGGCAAAAGTGTTACCCTTGTGTCGGGCCACAAAAAAATCGGTATTTTGCAGCGCAAATGGTGTGAATCATTGCTCTGGGCCTTGGTTAACCATGGCAGCCTAATACTTTTGCTCGCTCGTCTAACAACTTGTAAAAGCGTTTTTGTAGCTCAACAGATAAAAAGCTGTTTTTGACGACATCTTTCATTTCAGGGATAGGCTTCAAGAGTCGCGAAAAACTATTATCAATCGCTTTTTCTGGTATCTGCAAATTTTTACCTAGTGCAATAAAGTCTTCTCGTCTAATTCTGGCCTTTTTCCCATTTACGGTGAGCGCCATTTCTTCTTTATCCTCAGCCATTAGAAGTCGAGTAGAAAGTAAGTCATAGGCTGGCGATAAAATCATTTCACCTGCTTCATTTTGCATCAGAGAAAAGTTTTTTAAGTGCATGTCCGCATTTCCAGTCAAAAAGCAGAAAAGATTGAGATCAAAAAAAGTAACGGCATCCAGACCTGGTCGTGAAGAATATTTGAGAATGATTTTTCCAGCTTTTTCGGTGGACGTGTCGTACTTTGATTCTGTTAGCAGCTCACTTAACTGACAAAAATCTTCTACGGCGGTTTTCCTTCCCTTTTTTGGGCGATCAAAACGTCTTGTTACATAGGCAAGTTCTCCTGAATTCAACTGAATCAGGCCATGCCTTGCAGTTTCTAAACCCACAATTTGTGCCATGTGCATGGTGGCGTCTTCTACAACCGACATATCGGGAAACTGCTGGGTGGGTGGTTTCAGAATAAAACTCCCCCACAGATCAACAATCATCAGGCGATGATTAGGATCATTTTCTTTTTTTTCGATATGCAAAGAAATTTTAGGCTGCACACCAGTGACACCAAGATGCCGACTAATGGATTTTTTCGCTAACTCTTCAAGATCATTAGCACCAAAATCAACGGCAGGCGGAGTCTCCGAACCAAATAATTTTTTACTGCAGGATTGATGATAATGACCATCATGAGGAGCGTCTTTTATTGGCCGATAACATCCGAGGCACTTATTCATCTGCACCTTCGTCATCATCATTAACAACACTCACATCACCAATGCAGTCTTTACACGCAAGCAATAATAGCCCCATACGATCACGAGGATTGATTTTCCAATTATCGGTGATGATGTTGAGTAGCCACCCTTCAGGGATGAGGCCATCAAAAAATGGAATCATTGTTTTTTGCTCGAATGGCTCCTTGCGAAGAGGTAGCGTAAGGCTTACAGGTTTTACATTTTCGGACTTTAAATAATCCTCATCATAGGTGAAGGAATAAAGACCTTCTTTTTGCTCGATGATTCCAGCAAAGTTTTTTTCTACAAAAACCTTTCCCCGCTTATGGTCTGCCACTATTCAGCCTCTCTCTTAATTGGGACTGGCCCAACAGTATGGCCAAATAGCTTTAGAACTTGCTCAACCTTATCTAGGCGAAGTGTTGGCTTATTGCTTTCAAGTTCACGAATGAACCTAAGACCAACGCCAGCTCGCTCAGCCAATTCTGGTTGAGTTAGTTTTGCTTGCTTGCGCTTTTTTTTGATAAATTCGCCTAATTGATTCATGTTAGATATAATACCCGATTGGGTATAAAAATAAAGAAATACATTGGAAATATACCCTATCGGGTACATATATTAGATATGTTAATTATTTATACCCTTTAGGGTATAAATATATACTACAACTACCCAAAATGGGGCAGTACGGAGCTTAACCTACCCCATTTATGGGGATGGAGTGCCCCCCGCTTAAACCGGGCATGACAGTCTGCTCCTAATGATAGGAACATCCAAAGATTCCTCGCATAAGAATTGGACCTCTCAGTGATTTATCTGCACTGGTCAGAAGCTTCATGGTGACTCTCAGCGAGCAAATCTCTCAATACCGTCCCAATTCCCTAATCTGATCGCATTCCTCTTTCTCTAAAGAAAAACTAAACAGATCCATCACCTCTTCCATGTGCGCAGGGTCCGTTGTTCCGTATAAAGGGTGAACTTTTTCGTGGATGAGGGCTCGAAAGTAGATTTGGATCGGCGACTTTTCTAATTTGTTAGCCAGTTCAATGACAAAGGGGTGTTTCCAAATATGCATGTTGGCATTCACCGTCCAAAAAGACTGGTAGTAGACTCCATTTTGACTACAAAATGCCCTTAGTTCTTTGTCGTAATCTGAATCTTCATAGAATCGATTTTGAAGAACAGAGGGTTTGATTTTTGTCTCTTGGAAAAGACGCATAAAGAGATTCGGATCATAGCAATTGCTGATTCCCAGTTGCCGAACTGATCCATTTTCAACGAAGCACTCAAGAACTCTCCACGCCCTTTCACTTTCTTGCCATGTTCTCAAAGGTGAGTGAAGCACCAAAGAATCGAGGTACTCGGTACCGAGGTTTTCGAGAGAAACCGAAAGCGACTTTCTGATCTGATCTTCCAACGACGAGCTAGGATCATAGGGGCAGTTATTGGGGTCTTGCCCATCAAAGGGCGTGAACTTTGTTTGGATAAAGAGATCCGATCTTCTTAACCCAGCCTCGTAGGCCCTGCGGATTCCCTCGCCAACTAAGGGTTCATTGTAGTGCTTTGGTTGGCATGCAGTATCGATTCCACGAAAGCCTTTTCGCAAGGCAAGTTCAACTAGATCAGCCGTTCTTTCTTTTTTCCATGCGGTCCCATAAATTTGCAGTGGAATACGAACTCCACCAAGACTTTCAAAACAATCCATCCCCTTCTCCTCCTTGAACAAAACAGTCCATCCTATACCATATGCCCGTCGACTGTCAGGTCGCCATTCATTTCCGCCCGAGGCCACTTCGCGCCCAATTTTGGCCGATAATCCTGCCCAACCTCAGTCAAAGGCCTCTCAGCTCTGCCAGATTCACGCCTGTCAGGCACGTTCCTTGAAGTCCATCTCCCCTGACCAAGGAGCCAGAAGGTGTTCTTAAAGGCCATCGCCAAATTCCTTCCTTTCGCTACATTGGGCTTTGCCCCTTTGGCGGCAGCCTATGCCCCAGCCAATAGCGTCCCCATTTTCTTTTTCGAAAAAAGCCACAACAACGAAAACATCCTCGTTGTCCACTCGGCCATGAGCCCCGATTGTCGTTTTGAAAAGGTGACCGCTGACGAGGACTCGACTGCCGGTGAAGCCTTCTTGGTCGACTTCTATTGGCTCATGGAGCGGGACTGGTACAAACCCACCCATCCCCTTATCAAGGCCGGAATCCGTGAGAGACTTGATGTTGGAGAACTTTCAGAGGGAAACAAAGCTTTCTCCATGACTCTCGCGGATCTCAAGGAAGTTCTCCACGACCTCCCAAGTTTGGAGTTTAGGGTGGAATCAATTACCCAGGACAGTGGCTGCCGAGCTCGCGCAATCATTGCTTTAGGTGCCTCCCATAGCTTTCAGGTTATTGAGCTCGACTCCATCTACACCGAAGTGGTGACGGCACTTGGCTTTCCAACAAAAAAGTTTAAGTGGATTGAGATTCGCGGCCGCAACATCTCAAACGGTGCCCAGGTCGTTGCTCGGTTCTATCCTACTTGATCTACCTAAAGGCATTTCACAGGTGCTCTGGCAGTGGGGGTGAGTTCAATCATCTAAACTAGAGGAGAGTACAAACTTTGGATTTGGGTTTAGCTCCAGGCCCTGGAAGAGCTTCGGTACCCCTTCCCTCTAAGATATCCAACAATGGCACCAGCAGATTACAGATCAATACCGCAAAACCAACTCCATCAGGATACGGAGTGTAGTAACGAACGAAGACTGTCGCCAGACCCGCAATAACTGCGAAGCGTATTCTGGCCTTACGCCAAAAGGGTGAGGTTACCGGGTCAGTCAGAAGGAAAAACGCCGCCAGAGGAACTCCCCCACTGAAAATGTGAAACAGCGGATCGCCAACCGCCCAATCCGCGTGTCCAATCACTCGGTCTCCCCCGGGAAGAAGAAGAACAAAAAAAGTGATCGAAGCCAGGTAATAAAGCGGCACCCTCCAGTCGACAACCCTCAGGAAACACAATAGAAGTCCTCCCCCAAACACCGCCAGGGGGAAGGCCTCGGCCAATGAACCGACTTGGTTGCCATAAATCCAATCACTTAGAGAATAGGGAAGACTCCCCATTTCCTTTGCCAAGGGGCTGGCTCTAGTCACGGTATCGAGTATCGAAAGTGGGGGGCGGTACCACTGGGGGAACAAAACCACAATTGCCACTCGGGAAAAAACTGCGGGATTGACTTTGTTTTTCCCCAAACCGCCCCACATCCAACGCCCGAATACGACCGCGATACTACTCGCAAACACCGCCAACCAAGGTGGAGCATAAGCCGGAAGGAGAAGAGCTACAAGAAACCCGGTAACCACGGAACTTGATTCAAATCGAAATCTGTTCAACAAAAAGTCCAGGGTTACTGTCGTCCCCATAGCTAGAGCCAATAACAACATTCCGCTAACACCATGCCGCCACCATATCCACGGGATCGTCAGCGAAAGAGCAAAAACGACGACCCACATGAGAGTCCTGGTCGACAACACTCGGTGGATAAAGGGACCTCTGTTCATAGATAGACCACCGGATAGAGTGAATAGTAACTTAGCCCCAACACCATTAGTTTTGCAGACACTTGACTTGATTCTGTCAAACGGTTTTCGCGGATACTGAATGCCCAGAAAAGTTGGGTTCTTTCTAACAGCATGCTGACTGTGAACCCCAATCCCGAAATGAACAAGGCCGACCACAGGCTCGAATAGGATGGAAGGCAAAGGACTAAAGCCATTGGCCAGCGGGATTTTGGCACCACCCACATTACAGCAAGACCAACAACAGCGGTCACCCTATGATCAATACCGACCTGGGTCAACAGGCCCATGATAACAGGCAAGATCCATAACAGGCTCCTTCGCTTTTCTGTGGTCTGCGAATGAAAGACTCCCAAAGTGAGACTTACATACAAGGCATCAAAGGCTTCCATGTCGCTCCCTTTTAAATCCTAAAACCATGGCCGCGCCGATCAGCAGAACGCCGGCAATCGGCAGGTGAAGATGCAGATTTGACAGAATGGTCAACCAAGCAACACAAATAGCAATCAGGCCTCCCCTCCAATTGACGATAAGTGCTCCCGACACCAGGTAAACCAAAAAGTTCTCACTCGGACAAAGAACGCCCGCAACCCAAGAAAGGATGAGCCAAATCCATACAAATCGTCCCGCGACCAGAACACCGGCAAGAACAAAGCCAGTCCACAATTTTGGGTCGACTGGCGCCACAACCTGAAGTCCAATCAATACTCCAGCTAGCCCACCAAACAAAAGGTCCCTTGGACTGGGGCCTACAGGATCAAAGGATATCCTGAGAAAATGCAGAAAGTGATTCCACATACTCCCTCCACACAGCAAGAGCCGAGTTCACGCCGTCAATAACAGACTGGGATGAAATACTCGCACCAGTTACAACATCGACAAGAACAGGAGTGTCAACATCCCGACCCAAGAACTGATCAAGTAAAGGCCTCATCCCGGCCAATTGCCGGTCAATTCCCTCTATGTTGGTCTCTAAATGAACTTCTTTAATGTTCCCCTCTTTACGATCAATAATGAGCCAACCACGAATGGGGGCTCGCATTCCCTGGCCAGTAAAGAACAAAACAGCCTTGCTGCGATTTAGATAGATCTTGCCAGACGGCGCTTGAATCACCTCCATACCCTCACCCAATATACTTTGAGCCCTTCGATGGATCAGGCTGTACTTTTCAAGGTACTGCCGAGATAAAACCATGGCCCCAACCACCAAAAAAAGGCCGCAAGCATAACCAACCCATCTACGCCAGCTCAATGGCCCTCACCTCCCAAGTGCCCCGCCTCGGACTTAGTTCGACGAATTCTTTCCATCAGGCGAATCCCAGACGGGCAAATGAAATCACAATAGCCACATTCGATGCACTTTTCCCATGCCTCACCACTCTGATCCCAACATACCAGTTTTGGAGCCAAGCCCACCGGGCAGTCGTCACCACA from Pseudobdellovibrionaceae bacterium includes the following:
- a CDS encoding DnaJ domain-containing protein, with the protein product MAEIDIKKAYRETARKYHPDINSAGEQLMKLINDARDSLLSEPLPIDYESSEESIFNYGEEFNEALNKVIHFQGISIEICGAWVWISGDTKPHWPKFKEAGFFYAPKKQQVYFRPKSYKARTKGQTLSMDQIRQKYGSSGIKTKRLFTLAESKS
- a CDS encoding helix-turn-helix transcriptional regulator, producing MNQLGEFIKKKRKQAKLTQPELAERAGVGLRFIRELESNKPTLRLDKVEQVLKLFGHTVGPVPIKREAE
- a CDS encoding FMN-binding protein, which gives rise to MSWRRWVGYACGLFLVVGAMVLSRQYLEKYSLIHRRAQSILGEGMEVIQAPSGKIYLNRSKAVLFFTGQGMRAPIRGWLIIDRKEGNIKEVHLETNIEGIDRQLAGMRPLLDQFLGRDVDTPVLVDVVTGASISSQSVIDGVNSALAVWREYVESLSAFSQDIL
- a CDS encoding SpoIIE family protein phosphatase; this translates as MKLTHFPIKIKLFVLFFLIPTLSLIAYYFLATTLFQKDKLAYVLEAQLNDTQSLKSKINYGIENLHHTLENIFYGYNPKTKDLGNQSKRIFNTHPHLMALYLFEFKNGSTLLSPILIRENFLPEAETPKFVEKLKNSDLKSPILLSEYSLLSLPTSLPVQNLTLNQDSQIIVLLKDHFLNQYFELQGFSYNYLINSDGQVLLRSDRSPLIVSFSNWKFWTNIKLNNIQNYSGESQSPENNNFLLTFSLIKPSLALVSMTPPNKVLSGANQLIVKSGLFLLGLAAVTMILSTLFSAPISSSIKALIHATRQIGKGDYNLTEFKKSNDELGELAESISTMAKDIANFVDEQQVKIRMQKELETAQIVQNTLYPQEPNLKSPQFLLSGYYESASECSGDWWYYKNFGPITYFFIGDATGHGVGSALATSAVRSVVEFLDENSLPPPSQVMKDLNHVVCGLSKGNMYMTFLIGKINSNTGELTYCNASHEPPLLFPNWGQKITRKNVKALLGEPQSRLGENRETIYCDHQVRLSKTDLLFLYTDGLTELLNSQQKMWAERSVIKVILKNTTTNPQQLVSIMSRNYKNYQGEAELEDDVTFIACRII
- a CDS encoding aldo/keto reductase — its product is MDCFESLGGVRIPLQIYGTAWKKERTADLVELALRKGFRGIDTACQPKHYNEPLVGEGIRRAYEAGLRRSDLFIQTKFTPFDGQDPNNCPYDPSSSLEDQIRKSLSVSLENLGTEYLDSLVLHSPLRTWQESERAWRVLECFVENGSVRQLGISNCYDPNLFMRLFQETKIKPSVLQNRFYEDSDYDKELRAFCSQNGVYYQSFWTVNANMHIWKHPFVIELANKLEKSPIQIYFRALIHEKVHPLYGTTDPAHMEEVMDLFSFSLEKEECDQIRELGRY
- a CDS encoding HipA domain-containing protein, encoding MNKCLGCYRPIKDAPHDGHYHQSCSKKLFGSETPPAVDFGANDLEELAKKSISRHLGVTGVQPKISLHIEKKENDPNHRLMIVDLWGSFILKPPTQQFPDMSVVEDATMHMAQIVGLETARHGLIQLNSGELAYVTRRFDRPKKGRKTAVEDFCQLSELLTESKYDTSTEKAGKIILKYSSRPGLDAVTFFDLNLFCFLTGNADMHLKNFSLMQNEAGEMILSPAYDLLSTRLLMAEDKEEMALTVNGKKARIRREDFIALGKNLQIPEKAIDNSFSRLLKPIPEMKDVVKNSFLSVELQKRFYKLLDERAKVLGCHG
- a CDS encoding HipA N-terminal domain-containing protein; its protein translation is MVADHKRGKVFVEKNFAGIIEQKEGLYSFTYDEDYLKSENVKPVSLTLPLRKEPFEQKTMIPFFDGLIPEGWLLNIITDNWKINPRDRMGLLLLACKDCIGDVSVVNDDDEGADE
- a CDS encoding RnfABCDGE type electron transport complex subunit D — translated: MNRGPFIHRVLSTRTLMWVVVFALSLTIPWIWWRHGVSGMLLLALAMGTTVTLDFLLNRFRFESSSVVTGFLVALLLPAYAPPWLAVFASSIAVVFGRWMWGGLGKNKVNPAVFSRVAIVVLFPQWYRPPLSILDTVTRASPLAKEMGSLPYSLSDWIYGNQVGSLAEAFPLAVFGGGLLLCFLRVVDWRVPLYYLASITFFVLLLPGGDRVIGHADWAVGDPLFHIFSGGVPLAAFFLLTDPVTSPFWRKARIRFAVIAGLATVFVRYYTPYPDGVGFAVLICNLLVPLLDILEGRGTEALPGPGAKPKSKVCTLL